A single window of Candidatus Palauibacter polyketidifaciens DNA harbors:
- the guaB gene encoding IMP dehydrogenase produces MEAPTPRSSREALTFDDVLLAPGHALVHPADVDVSTRLTQRIRLQIPLLSAAMDTVTESRMAIALAREGGIGIIHKNMPIEDQARQVDRVKRSESGMILDPVTLGPDATLGEARRRMRDFSISGVPIVGDDGALVGILTNRDLVFETDLSRSVREVMTSENLVTAPAGTSLDEAEEILRRHKIEKLPVVGEDGRLAGLITVKDIFKRRQFPNATKDGHGRLRAGAAVGASRNELERARELAGAGVDVIVLDTAHGHSEGVLEAVTRVREALPDIDLIAGNVATREGAAALVERGVNAVKVGVGPGSICTTRVVTGVGVPQITAIEDSVAGAEGRVPVIGDGGIKYSGDLVKAIAAGAETCMLGSMFAGTDESPGETFLLEGRRFKVIRGMGSLAAMQAGSADRYFQEGSSAQKLVPEGIEGRVPYKGPVSDTVFQLVGGLRSGMGYCGAADMDELRRDARFLRITSGGLRESHPHDVVITREAPNYHV; encoded by the coding sequence ATGGAAGCTCCCACGCCGCGCTCCAGCCGCGAAGCACTGACTTTCGATGACGTTCTGCTCGCACCCGGGCATGCGCTCGTTCATCCGGCGGATGTCGATGTCTCCACTCGCCTGACTCAACGGATCCGACTCCAGATTCCGCTGCTCTCCGCCGCCATGGACACGGTGACGGAGTCCCGCATGGCCATCGCTCTCGCGCGCGAGGGGGGGATCGGCATCATCCACAAGAACATGCCGATCGAAGACCAGGCCCGGCAGGTCGACCGGGTGAAGCGATCCGAGAGCGGGATGATTCTGGACCCCGTCACGCTCGGACCCGACGCCACCCTGGGCGAGGCCCGACGGCGGATGAGGGACTTTTCGATCAGCGGGGTCCCCATCGTGGGCGACGACGGCGCCCTCGTCGGGATTCTGACCAACCGGGACCTGGTGTTCGAGACCGACCTCTCGCGGTCGGTGCGGGAGGTGATGACGAGCGAGAATCTCGTGACGGCGCCCGCCGGGACCTCGCTCGACGAGGCGGAGGAGATTCTCCGCCGTCACAAGATCGAGAAACTCCCCGTGGTGGGAGAGGACGGGCGGCTCGCGGGGCTCATCACCGTCAAGGACATCTTCAAGCGGCGGCAGTTTCCCAACGCGACGAAGGATGGCCACGGACGGCTCCGGGCAGGGGCGGCCGTGGGGGCGAGCCGGAACGAACTCGAGCGGGCGCGGGAACTTGCCGGGGCCGGCGTGGACGTTATCGTCCTCGACACCGCGCACGGGCACTCGGAAGGCGTCCTCGAGGCCGTCACCCGGGTGCGGGAGGCGCTCCCCGACATCGACCTCATTGCCGGCAACGTCGCGACCCGGGAGGGGGCGGCGGCGCTCGTCGAGCGGGGGGTGAACGCGGTCAAGGTCGGCGTGGGGCCGGGATCCATCTGCACGACGCGCGTCGTCACGGGGGTGGGCGTGCCTCAGATCACCGCGATCGAGGACAGCGTGGCGGGGGCGGAGGGCCGGGTGCCGGTCATCGGCGACGGCGGCATCAAGTACTCCGGCGATCTCGTGAAGGCGATCGCGGCGGGGGCGGAGACGTGCATGCTCGGGTCCATGTTCGCGGGCACCGACGAGAGCCCGGGGGAGACCTTCCTCCTCGAGGGGCGGCGGTTCAAGGTGATCCGCGGCATGGGTTCGCTGGCGGCCATGCAGGCCGGCTCGGCCGACCGGTATTTTCAGGAGGGATCGTCCGCCCAGAAGCTGGTCCCCGAGGGGATCGAAGGCCGGGTGCCCTACAAGGGGCCGGTGTCGGACACCGTGTTCCAGCTCGTCGGCGGTCTTCGCAGCGGCATGGGGTACTGCGGCGCCGCCGACATGGACGAACTCCGCCGCGATGCCCGCTTCCTCCGCATCACTTCCGGCGGACTTCGCGAGTCCCATCCGCACGATGTCGTGATCACGCGCGAAGCCCCCAACTACCACGTCTAG
- a CDS encoding DUF2281 domain-containing protein, whose amino-acid sequence MAEEGMNEILRKKIWRKLQALPEDKQYEVVDFIDYLASKYASRPAAGADPFQHFAESVHRGLRRTRASTTAVKGTMKVLGAADRVIDSFREAGRGFLAELEAGSPEPEPREDRPPPETREIVVDP is encoded by the coding sequence ATGGCCGAAGAAGGCATGAACGAGATCCTGAGGAAGAAGATCTGGAGGAAGCTCCAGGCTCTCCCCGAAGACAAGCAGTACGAGGTCGTCGATTTCATCGACTATCTCGCATCGAAGTACGCATCCCGGCCGGCGGCCGGCGCGGATCCGTTCCAGCACTTCGCAGAATCCGTCCATCGGGGGCTGCGGAGGACGCGGGCCTCGACCACCGCGGTCAAGGGGACGATGAAGGTGCTCGGCGCGGCCGACCGCGTGATCGACTCGTTCCGCGAGGCCGGGCGGGGATTCCTCGCCGAACTCGAAGCGGGAAGCCCGGAACCGGAACCCCGGGAGGATCGCCCGCCGCCCGAGACGCGCGAGATCGTCGTCGACCCGTAG
- a CDS encoding SDR family oxidoreductase yields the protein MKTAYDLACEELAAAPRRWLVTGGAGFIGSHLVERLLTLGQEVVALDDLSTGNRGNIDEAVAASGAPADRCRFLEQDVVDADAVLEACRDVDIVLHQAALGSVPRSVKEPQETYARNVEGFINVLDAARDAGVSRLIYASSSSVYGDSPYLPKVEARIGNPSSPYAATKRVNELYAEMYRRSYNIEVVGLRYFNVFGRRQAPDGPYAAVIPRWTLRMLAGEPCQIFGDGKTTRDYCYIDNVVQANLLAATTGAEAALGVYNVAAGDPTTLNELFALIRSGLAKKRPDVGNAEPVYERFRVGDVRHSYADISKARERLGYEPRWTLTEGLQSTLDWYAAF from the coding sequence GTGAAAACCGCCTATGACCTCGCCTGCGAAGAACTCGCCGCGGCCCCTCGACGATGGCTGGTCACGGGAGGCGCCGGGTTCATCGGATCGCACCTCGTCGAGCGGCTCCTGACGCTGGGACAGGAGGTCGTGGCGCTCGACGACCTCTCGACCGGAAACCGCGGCAACATCGACGAAGCCGTGGCGGCATCGGGCGCCCCGGCGGACCGGTGCCGTTTCCTCGAGCAGGACGTCGTCGATGCCGACGCGGTCCTCGAGGCATGCCGCGATGTCGACATCGTGCTGCACCAGGCCGCGCTGGGTTCGGTGCCCCGATCCGTCAAGGAGCCGCAGGAGACGTACGCCCGCAACGTCGAGGGGTTCATCAACGTGCTGGACGCGGCCCGCGACGCCGGCGTTTCCCGCCTCATCTACGCCTCCTCGAGTTCGGTGTACGGGGACTCGCCCTACCTCCCGAAGGTGGAGGCCCGCATCGGAAACCCGTCCTCCCCTTATGCGGCCACGAAGCGCGTCAACGAGTTGTACGCGGAGATGTACCGCCGCAGCTACAACATCGAGGTCGTCGGACTCCGCTACTTCAACGTCTTCGGCAGGAGGCAGGCACCCGACGGACCTTACGCCGCGGTCATACCGCGCTGGACCCTGAGGATGCTCGCGGGAGAGCCGTGCCAGATCTTCGGGGACGGGAAGACGACCCGGGATTATTGCTACATCGACAACGTGGTACAGGCGAACCTGCTCGCCGCCACGACGGGGGCGGAGGCGGCGCTCGGCGTCTACAACGTCGCCGCGGGAGATCCGACGACGCTGAACGAGCTGTTCGCCCTCATTCGGTCGGGGCTTGCGAAGAAGCGGCCGGATGTGGGAAACGCCGAACCGGTGTACGAGCGCTTCCGGGTCGGTGACGTCCGGCATTCCTACGCGGACATCTCGAAAGCCCGGGAACGGCTGGGATACGAACCCCGGTGGACGCTCACCGAAGGTCTTCAGTCCACGCTCGACTGGTACGCCGCCTTCTGA
- a CDS encoding 4'-phosphopantetheinyl transferase superfamily protein yields the protein MDAHRRSSVHARLVRRLLNGGDWPAGTHPPGLPGSDLHVWRIDLSACDGSGGDALLSPDERARAERLVNAKARARFRCARIALRRLLSGYMRVPPGKLALEYGEHGKPRLLRGSDGAGDAPPFFFNLSHSGGLALCAVGQIGEIGVDIERIRPLSYPGDLARDHLSPEERRLRSDWETPAARPEFFRIWARKESILKAAGLGLSRPLGRVDTIRGELDGRSWWLIDLFPGEGFTGAVACARRPETVRRWSWR from the coding sequence GTGGACGCTCACCGAAGGTCTTCAGTCCACGCTCGACTGGTACGCCGCCTTCTGAACGGCGGGGACTGGCCTGCGGGTACCCATCCCCCAGGGCTGCCGGGGTCCGATCTTCACGTCTGGAGAATCGATCTCTCCGCCTGTGACGGTTCCGGCGGCGACGCCCTCCTGAGTCCGGACGAGCGGGCCCGCGCCGAGCGACTCGTCAACGCGAAGGCACGCGCCCGCTTCCGTTGCGCCCGCATCGCCCTGCGACGCCTCCTCTCCGGGTATATGCGCGTCCCGCCCGGCAAGTTGGCGCTGGAGTACGGAGAGCACGGAAAGCCTCGGCTGTTACGAGGGAGCGACGGGGCCGGCGATGCTCCCCCCTTCTTCTTCAACCTCAGCCACTCGGGCGGACTCGCGCTCTGCGCGGTGGGCCAGATTGGCGAGATCGGAGTGGACATCGAACGCATCCGGCCGCTCAGCTACCCGGGGGATCTCGCCCGCGACCACCTCTCCCCCGAGGAACGGCGCCTCCGGTCCGACTGGGAGACCCCGGCGGCGAGGCCGGAGTTCTTCCGGATCTGGGCCCGGAAGGAGTCTATCCTCAAGGCCGCCGGACTCGGTTTATCGCGTCCGCTGGGCCGCGTCGACACGATTCGCGGGGAACTCGACGGGCGTTCGTGGTGGTTGATCGACCTCTTCCCCGGGGAAGGTTTCACGGGCGCCGTGGCATGCGCCCGGAGGCCGGAGACCGTCCGGCGGTGGAGCTGGCGGTGA
- the glnA gene encoding type I glutamate--ammonia ligase: protein MSDAVFAAPSEHPSHIRYDDYGSTVATGDRDAILKLCEDLNVRFLRLIFIDIDGFAKNVEVPASKLEDGFDAKVMFDGSSIGGYVRIEESDMLLRPDLDTFRVFPWGNPDARVAQMYCDVRRPYNKPFGGCPRAALKRVVARAESMGYTMFSAVEAEFFLFKTNEDGSCNFITDDDGGYFDLTPSDLAERARREMVTAMEAMGLDIEAAHHEVAEGQHEIDYKYGEALRTADDLMTFKFIVRNVAHAHGLHATFMPKPIFGANGSGMHTHQSLFKDGKNIFHDANADYELAEVMLHYIGGLKKHARAIAAVTNPIVNSYKRLVPGYEAPISIAWSQRNRSPMIRIPEQRGVGTRLEFRMPDPSCNGYLATAVQLAAGLDGIENRIDPGPPLDTNVWQLTDEQRAEIGLEVLPANLGEAVEELEANDVMKDALGDHIFEQFVSRKKSEWSDYVASVSEWELEQYVNY from the coding sequence ATGTCCGACGCCGTTTTTGCGGCACCCAGTGAACACCCCTCGCACATTCGATACGACGACTACGGGAGCACCGTCGCCACCGGCGACCGGGACGCGATCCTGAAGCTCTGCGAGGATCTGAACGTCCGTTTCCTTCGTCTCATCTTCATCGACATCGACGGCTTCGCGAAGAACGTCGAGGTTCCGGCGAGCAAGCTCGAAGACGGGTTCGACGCCAAGGTCATGTTCGACGGATCGTCGATCGGCGGCTACGTCCGCATCGAGGAGAGCGACATGCTCCTCAGGCCCGATCTGGACACGTTCCGGGTCTTCCCGTGGGGGAACCCGGACGCCCGGGTGGCCCAGATGTACTGCGACGTGCGGCGCCCGTACAACAAGCCGTTCGGCGGCTGCCCGCGCGCGGCGCTGAAGCGCGTCGTTGCCAGGGCCGAATCGATGGGCTACACGATGTTCTCCGCCGTCGAGGCCGAGTTCTTCCTCTTCAAGACGAACGAGGACGGCAGCTGCAATTTCATCACCGACGACGATGGCGGGTACTTCGACCTCACGCCGTCGGACCTCGCCGAGCGGGCGCGACGCGAGATGGTCACCGCCATGGAGGCGATGGGCCTCGATATCGAGGCCGCGCACCACGAAGTCGCCGAGGGCCAGCACGAGATCGACTACAAGTACGGCGAGGCGCTGCGCACCGCCGACGACCTCATGACCTTCAAGTTCATCGTCCGGAACGTCGCGCACGCGCACGGGCTCCACGCGACGTTCATGCCGAAGCCGATCTTCGGCGCGAACGGCTCCGGCATGCACACGCACCAGTCGCTGTTCAAGGACGGGAAGAACATCTTCCACGACGCGAACGCCGACTACGAGCTGGCGGAGGTCATGCTCCACTACATCGGCGGCCTGAAGAAGCACGCGCGGGCCATCGCGGCGGTCACCAACCCGATCGTGAACAGCTACAAGCGGCTCGTGCCCGGCTACGAGGCGCCGATCTCCATCGCCTGGTCGCAGCGGAACCGCTCGCCGATGATCCGCATCCCCGAGCAGCGAGGCGTCGGCACGCGGCTCGAGTTCCGCATGCCCGACCCGTCCTGCAACGGCTACCTGGCGACGGCCGTCCAGCTCGCCGCGGGCCTCGACGGCATCGAGAACCGGATCGATCCGGGGCCGCCGCTCGACACGAACGTGTGGCAGCTGACCGACGAGCAGCGCGCGGAGATCGGACTCGAGGTGCTGCCCGCCAACCTCGGCGAGGCGGTGGAGGAACTCGAGGCGAACGACGTGATGAAGGACGCGCTCGGCGACCACATCTTCGAGCAGTTCGTGAGCCGCAAGAAGTCCGAGTGGAGCGACTACGTGGCGTCGGTCTCCGAGTGGGAGCTGGAGCAGTACGTCAACTACTAG
- a CDS encoding NAD-glutamate dehydrogenase domain-containing protein: protein MKNRPAQQSDLGPLIREVESRLPDAPGEAVRNLSRRLFSRGYGHIADGRPVRALADDVAALYRLLAGAADGEIAIRLAWDEDDPSRGVLQTVMEDRPFIVDTLREYLHSAGIDIPHLLHPVVVVDRDASGRVLDIRDHSAEGTRVSVVHIVLDDAHHAEVRETLEAEVRQRLELVRAVTADFSPMIEQVGTLVSELETKRVETPWRSAEFEEIQDLLRWLVDPGFVFLGYRAYHIETDDAGRDWIRVDEGSGLGILRDDDKSKYHEPRPLDELPAYLRARVLGGPLLIISKTNAQSPIRRNVRMDYVGIKRLRPDGTVYGEHRFLGLFTAKAFSQDASSIPILRRKLREILQLEAAPPGSHDYNVILGTFNSMPKEELFLASVEEIRSVVDAVMETGGGDDVRVTARPDQLGRGVQLMVILPRTHFSGQVRRRLQTALTEAYRGTLLNYHLALGQGDQARLHFYLAHDPDEVGSVDLDAVQAQVRSIVRTWEERLEDALDAVHGPSRGHELATHVVRFSTGYQAAMDIDTAVEDVACLARLAETGESQVLLKRSPGEGDGRHYQLRLYARKGQYVLSDVIPTLENLGLRVLDSLRFTIQLRDETPDATEETFAARVQSFEAEARRAGDLDIAAAQDRIGDMLRAIRAGVAEDDRLNELVVTAGLTWREVSVLRAYAGYTFRIGAVAAPTGGQFPLTAYPDIARCIFRAFEARFDPEAQEGAAAAMRRLKREFARGLASVRGIEDDRTLRRMMELVHATVRTNHYRGERRRSPLLALKISSRPVDFIPEPKPKHEVYLRGPRTEAAHLRMDDVARGGIRWSDRYGDFRVEVLGLVKTQRVKNAVIVPGGAKGAFIVKGLPEDREARLAAGLDSYRDFIRGLLEVSDDVVDGEVTRPRGMVIHDGPDPYLVVAADKGTAKNSDTANELAAEAGFWLDDAFASGGSQGYDHKKEGITARGAWECVKRHFREADIDYENEPFTAVGIGDMSGDVFGNGMLLSKQIQLVAAFDHRDIFLDPNPDPKASWEERKRLFELPASSWADYDAELLSEGGGVYDRTEKQIPLSPQIRERLGIDHEEMNGNELIRAILSAPVDLLWNGGIGTYVKASSERHTDVGDPSGDPTRVDATGIRARVVGEGGNLGFTQRARVEYALREGSINTDAVDNSAGVDMSDHEVNLKILLGAPLSRGGIDYEARNDLLRECTDEVAWKVLRNTYSQSLAISLDYIRARRAPAAFREVIQRFEREGILDPALEYLPAGEELIERENVGAHLTRPELATVMAYSKLHLKHALTESSVSRDPAMMELVEDYFPFGALKEVEAADLEEHRLRPNISSMLLTNRFVDRMGATSHIRLMEETGRAAATVARTWYVASRIADAEDLYERLRVADVRMRSGAQNECYLAMADALTRATRWLLQRTTPGEPISEAIEWLHDPVRAVREALPELLTAERRERFESTCSLHEMDGLDPDGAAQLATFRYVDELLPIASLIRETGAGTREVGAVYFGLAEEIDFPWLRSRVYSQATDDPWDQRAARILVTRLELARSRMAAQIIARAEASTTEDAMRSFRRRNAVGLSRIRNVIADVRSTGAELPGLVVAVDAVNDPGILEPPDR, encoded by the coding sequence ATGAAAAACAGGCCTGCGCAGCAGTCGGACCTCGGGCCCCTGATCCGCGAGGTCGAATCGCGACTCCCGGACGCGCCCGGCGAAGCCGTCCGCAATCTTTCCCGCCGTCTCTTCAGTCGCGGCTACGGCCACATCGCGGATGGACGTCCGGTTCGCGCGCTGGCGGACGACGTTGCAGCCCTCTACCGCCTGCTGGCCGGCGCCGCCGACGGCGAAATCGCGATCCGGCTCGCCTGGGACGAGGACGATCCATCCCGCGGCGTCCTTCAGACGGTGATGGAGGACCGGCCCTTCATCGTCGACACGCTGCGCGAGTACCTCCACTCGGCGGGGATCGACATTCCGCATCTTCTCCACCCGGTCGTCGTGGTGGACCGGGATGCCTCCGGCCGCGTGCTCGACATCCGCGACCACTCCGCCGAAGGCACGCGGGTGTCGGTCGTCCACATCGTGCTCGACGACGCGCACCACGCCGAAGTCCGGGAGACGCTGGAAGCCGAGGTGCGGCAGCGCCTCGAACTCGTGAGGGCGGTCACCGCGGACTTCTCCCCCATGATCGAACAGGTGGGGACGCTCGTCAGCGAACTCGAGACGAAGCGGGTCGAAACGCCGTGGCGCAGCGCCGAATTCGAGGAAATCCAGGACCTACTCCGCTGGCTCGTGGACCCCGGGTTCGTTTTCCTCGGCTATCGCGCCTACCACATCGAGACGGATGACGCGGGCCGCGACTGGATCCGCGTCGACGAGGGGAGCGGCCTCGGGATCCTCAGGGACGACGACAAGTCGAAATATCACGAACCCCGGCCTCTGGACGAACTCCCCGCCTACCTCCGCGCCCGGGTGCTGGGCGGCCCGCTTCTCATCATCTCCAAGACCAACGCCCAGAGTCCGATTCGGCGCAATGTCCGCATGGACTACGTGGGCATCAAACGTCTGCGCCCGGACGGGACGGTGTACGGCGAGCACCGGTTCCTCGGGCTGTTCACCGCGAAGGCGTTCTCGCAGGACGCCTCCTCCATCCCGATCCTGCGCCGCAAGCTGCGCGAGATCCTTCAGCTGGAAGCCGCGCCCCCGGGATCGCACGACTACAACGTCATCCTGGGGACGTTCAACTCGATGCCGAAGGAGGAGCTGTTCCTCGCCTCGGTGGAGGAGATCCGCTCGGTCGTCGACGCGGTCATGGAGACCGGAGGCGGGGACGATGTGCGGGTCACGGCGCGTCCCGACCAGCTCGGCCGCGGCGTCCAGCTCATGGTCATCCTCCCCAGGACCCACTTCTCCGGGCAGGTGCGGAGGCGGCTGCAGACGGCGCTGACCGAGGCCTACCGGGGGACGCTCCTCAACTACCACCTCGCGCTCGGCCAGGGCGACCAGGCTCGCCTCCACTTCTACCTGGCCCACGACCCGGACGAAGTGGGGTCCGTCGACCTCGACGCCGTGCAGGCCCAGGTCCGCTCGATCGTCCGCACCTGGGAGGAGCGTCTCGAGGACGCGCTCGACGCCGTCCACGGCCCTTCGCGGGGCCACGAACTCGCAACGCATGTCGTACGGTTCTCGACCGGCTACCAGGCGGCGATGGACATCGACACAGCGGTCGAGGACGTGGCGTGTCTCGCGCGGCTGGCCGAGACGGGCGAGAGCCAGGTACTGCTCAAGCGGTCCCCGGGAGAGGGGGACGGACGGCACTATCAGCTGCGGCTGTACGCCCGGAAGGGTCAATACGTCCTGAGCGACGTGATCCCCACGCTCGAGAACCTGGGCCTCCGGGTGCTCGACTCGCTCCGCTTCACGATCCAGCTCAGGGACGAGACGCCCGACGCCACGGAAGAGACGTTCGCGGCGCGCGTCCAGTCCTTCGAAGCCGAGGCGCGGCGCGCGGGCGACCTCGACATCGCGGCGGCGCAGGACCGGATCGGCGACATGCTGCGGGCCATCCGGGCGGGGGTGGCGGAAGACGACCGGCTGAACGAACTCGTCGTGACGGCCGGTCTCACATGGCGGGAGGTATCGGTCCTTCGGGCCTACGCGGGCTACACGTTCCGCATCGGCGCCGTTGCCGCTCCCACGGGCGGCCAGTTTCCGCTCACGGCGTACCCCGATATCGCGCGCTGCATCTTCCGGGCCTTCGAGGCGCGCTTCGATCCGGAGGCGCAGGAGGGCGCGGCCGCCGCGATGCGGCGTCTGAAGCGCGAGTTCGCGCGCGGGCTGGCCTCGGTACGCGGAATCGAGGACGACCGGACGTTGCGGCGGATGATGGAACTGGTCCACGCGACCGTGCGCACGAACCACTACCGGGGCGAGCGGCGCCGTTCGCCCCTTCTCGCGCTCAAGATCTCGAGCCGGCCCGTCGACTTCATTCCGGAGCCGAAGCCGAAGCACGAGGTCTACCTGCGCGGCCCTCGGACGGAGGCCGCCCACCTGCGCATGGACGACGTGGCGCGGGGCGGGATCCGGTGGAGCGACCGCTACGGGGACTTCCGGGTGGAAGTGCTGGGGCTCGTGAAGACGCAGCGGGTGAAGAACGCCGTCATCGTGCCCGGCGGTGCGAAGGGCGCCTTCATCGTGAAGGGCCTCCCGGAGGATCGGGAGGCGCGGCTTGCGGCGGGGCTGGACAGCTACCGGGACTTCATTCGCGGTCTGCTGGAAGTCTCGGACGATGTCGTCGATGGCGAGGTGACGCGACCCCGGGGAATGGTGATCCACGACGGGCCCGACCCGTACCTTGTCGTTGCGGCGGACAAGGGGACGGCGAAGAACTCGGATACGGCCAACGAACTCGCGGCGGAAGCGGGCTTCTGGCTCGATGACGCCTTCGCTTCGGGCGGATCGCAGGGGTACGACCACAAGAAAGAGGGGATCACGGCCCGCGGTGCGTGGGAGTGCGTGAAGCGCCACTTCCGGGAAGCGGACATCGACTACGAGAACGAGCCCTTCACGGCCGTCGGCATCGGGGACATGAGCGGCGACGTGTTCGGCAACGGGATGCTGCTCAGCAAGCAGATCCAGCTCGTCGCCGCCTTCGATCACCGCGACATCTTCCTCGATCCGAACCCGGATCCGAAGGCGTCGTGGGAGGAACGGAAACGGCTGTTCGAACTCCCGGCCTCGTCGTGGGCCGACTACGACGCCGAACTTCTGAGCGAGGGGGGTGGCGTCTACGACCGAACGGAGAAGCAGATCCCCCTCTCACCGCAGATCCGGGAGCGCCTCGGCATCGATCACGAGGAGATGAACGGGAACGAGCTGATCCGCGCGATCCTGTCGGCGCCGGTCGACCTCCTCTGGAACGGCGGCATCGGCACGTACGTGAAGGCGAGTTCGGAACGACACACCGATGTCGGCGACCCGAGCGGCGATCCCACGCGGGTCGATGCAACGGGCATTCGGGCGCGCGTCGTGGGGGAGGGCGGCAATCTCGGCTTCACGCAGCGCGCCCGGGTCGAATACGCGCTCCGCGAGGGGAGCATCAACACCGATGCCGTGGACAACTCCGCCGGGGTCGACATGTCCGACCACGAGGTGAACCTCAAGATTCTCCTCGGCGCGCCGCTGTCGCGCGGGGGGATCGACTACGAGGCGCGAAACGATCTGCTCCGGGAGTGCACCGATGAGGTCGCGTGGAAGGTCCTCCGCAACACGTACAGCCAGAGCCTCGCGATCAGCCTCGACTACATCCGGGCGCGGCGCGCGCCCGCCGCATTCCGCGAGGTGATCCAGCGTTTCGAGCGGGAAGGGATCCTCGATCCGGCCCTCGAATACCTGCCGGCGGGCGAGGAACTCATCGAACGGGAGAACGTCGGAGCGCACCTCACGAGGCCGGAACTCGCGACGGTCATGGCCTACTCGAAGCTCCATCTCAAGCATGCGCTCACGGAGTCCAGCGTGTCGCGCGACCCGGCGATGATGGAACTGGTGGAGGACTACTTCCCGTTCGGGGCGCTGAAGGAGGTCGAGGCAGCGGACCTCGAGGAACACCGGCTGCGCCCGAACATCTCGAGCATGCTGCTGACGAACCGCTTCGTGGACCGCATGGGCGCCACGAGCCATATCCGGCTCATGGAGGAGACCGGGCGCGCCGCCGCGACCGTCGCCCGCACCTGGTACGTCGCGTCACGGATCGCGGACGCCGAGGACCTGTACGAGCGGCTGCGCGTCGCCGACGTGCGGATGCGGAGCGGGGCGCAGAACGAGTGCTACCTCGCCATGGCCGACGCACTGACGCGCGCGACTCGATGGCTCCTGCAGCGGACCACCCCCGGCGAGCCGATCAGCGAGGCGATCGAGTGGCTGCACGACCCCGTGCGGGCGGTCCGCGAGGCACTGCCGGAGCTGCTCACCGCGGAGCGGCGGGAACGTTTCGAGTCCACCTGCTCGCTGCACGAGATGGACGGACTCGATCCGGACGGCGCGGCGCAACTCGCGACCTTCCGCTACGTGGACGAACTGCTGCCGATCGCCAGCCTCATCCGTGAAACGGGCGCCGGCACGCGCGAGGTCGGCGCCGTGTACTTCGGCCTCGCCGAGGAGATCGACTTCCCGTGGCTGCGGAGCCGCGTCTACTCGCAGGCCACGGACGATCCGTGGGACCAGAGGGCGGCGCGCATCCTCGTCACGCGACTCGAGCTCGCGCGTTCCCGCATGGCGGCGCAGATCATCGCCCGTGCCGAGGCGTCGACGACGGAAGACGCGATGAGATCCTTCCGGCGCCGGAACGCCGTGGGGTTGAGCCGAATTCGGAACGTGATCGCCGACGTCCGGAGCACGGGCGCGGAACTCCCCGGGCTCGTCGTGGCCGTCGATGCCGTCAACGATCCGGGGATCCTGGAACCCCCGGACCGCTGA
- a CDS encoding cupin: protein MHTEEREAAEERKAAGEREAAGRGEPRIVDKPWGREVWYAHTERYAGKVLEVDKGHVLSLQKHVVKHETMLLQSGRMLFTLNDAIFEWLPGEVVSIPPGNVHRMEALEDSVILEVSTPELDDLVRLEDRYGRAGRKGY from the coding sequence ATGCACACCGAGGAGCGGGAGGCGGCCGAGGAGAGGAAGGCGGCGGGAGAGCGGGAGGCTGCGGGCCGCGGCGAGCCCCGAATCGTGGACAAACCCTGGGGGCGCGAGGTGTGGTACGCCCACACGGAACGCTACGCGGGGAAGGTCCTCGAAGTCGACAAAGGGCACGTCCTCTCGCTGCAGAAGCACGTCGTGAAGCACGAGACGATGCTGCTCCAGTCCGGGCGCATGCTTTTTACGCTCAACGACGCGATCTTCGAGTGGCTCCCGGGCGAGGTGGTCTCCATTCCGCCGGGGAACGTGCACCGCATGGAGGCGCTCGAGGACAGCGTCATCCTCGAGGTGAGCACGCCGGAACTGGACGACCTGGTGCGCCTCGAGGACCGCTACGGCCGCGCCGGCCGGAAGGGCTACTGA